Proteins from one Faecalibacterium sp. I3-3-33 genomic window:
- a CDS encoding RrF2 family transcriptional regulator encodes MKFSTKSRYALRLMAELARYAPGTTVSLKEISERQNLSLKYLEQIVTPLARVGLVKSERGSQGGYRLTKDPADYTAGEILRAIEGSVAPIPCLGSVTNECPMSEQCFTLPFWAGLDEVINQYIDSVTLEQLASQLPALDSTAQESCCSCGGTKNEK; translated from the coding sequence ATGAAATTTTCCACCAAGAGCCGCTACGCCCTGCGCCTGATGGCGGAGCTGGCGCGCTATGCGCCGGGCACCACCGTCAGCCTGAAGGAGATCAGCGAGCGGCAGAACCTGAGCCTGAAATATCTGGAGCAGATCGTCACCCCGCTGGCGCGGGTGGGGCTGGTCAAGAGCGAGCGGGGCAGTCAGGGCGGCTACCGCCTGACAAAGGACCCCGCCGACTACACCGCCGGCGAGATCCTGCGCGCCATCGAGGGCAGCGTAGCGCCCATTCCGTGCCTTGGCAGCGTGACCAACGAGTGCCCCATGTCTGAGCAGTGCTTCACCCTGCCGTTCTGGGCCGGGCTGGACGAGGTGATCAACCAGTATATCGACAGCGTTACGCTGGAACAGCTGGCAAGCCAGCTGCCCGCACTGGATTCCACCGCGCAGGAGAGCTGCTGCAGCTGCGGCGGCACGAAAAATGAGAAATAA
- the nifU gene encoding Fe-S cluster assembly scaffold protein NifU: MASMYSAKVMEHFANPHNVGELPDANGVGEVGNPKCGDIMRMYLKIENNVIVDVKFLTFGCGAAIATSSMATDLIKGKTVDEALKLTNKAVVEALEGLPPVKVHCSVLAEQAVKAALSDYYRRQGIDPEPIVGKLEEDCEHCESCGH, encoded by the coding sequence ATGGCAAGTATGTATAGTGCCAAGGTCATGGAGCATTTCGCAAATCCGCACAACGTAGGTGAGCTGCCCGATGCAAACGGCGTGGGCGAAGTGGGCAACCCCAAGTGCGGCGACATCATGCGCATGTACCTGAAGATCGAGAACAATGTGATCGTGGACGTTAAGTTCCTCACCTTTGGCTGCGGCGCAGCCATTGCCACCAGCAGCATGGCCACCGACCTGATCAAGGGCAAGACCGTGGACGAGGCACTGAAGCTGACCAACAAGGCCGTTGTGGAGGCTCTGGAGGGTCTGCCCCCGGTCAAGGTGCACTGCTCCGTTCTGGCAGAGCAGGCTGTCAAGGCCGCTCTGTCCGACTACTACCGCCGTCAGGGCATCGACCCGGAACCCATCGTGGGCAAGCTGGAAGAGGATTGCGAGCACTGCGAGAGCTGCGGCCACTGA
- the cysS gene encoding cysteine--tRNA ligase, whose amino-acid sequence MQIFNTLTRQKEEFVPQVPGEYRIYVCGPTVYNYIHIGNARPLIVFDTLRRYLEYRGNKVIYVSNITDIDDKLIKKGQEEGTSMKEVAQRFEAEYLKDAAGLNCEKPTVQPRATEHIPQILDIVKDLIDSGHAYVAKNGDVYFRVKSDPGYGKLSHLNLDDLESGNRELRSRMEDDLKEDPADFAVWKAAKPGEPAWESPYGMGRPGWHIECSAMSRTHLGKTIDLHCGGQDLIFPHHENEIAQSECANGCEFARYWMHNGFINVDNQKMSKSLHNFFTVRDVANLYGYEPIRYFMLTAGYRMPLNYTVDLIESCKNSLERLYTCRENLDFALSKTDFDTDETLKEKAAEARTKFCTAMDDDLNTPDALAAVFDLVKEINTLSAASSKAALETAAAAFDEITGVLGLLYNRKKDEVPAEVTALVEKRAAAKKAKDWATADAIRAQLTELGWAVKDTAQGPQLSKL is encoded by the coding sequence ATGCAGATCTTCAACACCCTGACCCGACAGAAGGAAGAATTTGTGCCGCAGGTGCCCGGCGAGTACCGCATCTACGTCTGCGGCCCTACCGTGTACAACTATATCCACATCGGCAACGCACGCCCGCTGATCGTGTTCGACACCCTGCGCCGTTATCTGGAATACCGGGGCAACAAGGTGATCTACGTTTCCAACATCACCGATATCGACGATAAGCTCATCAAGAAGGGACAGGAAGAGGGCACCTCCATGAAGGAGGTGGCACAGCGCTTTGAGGCCGAGTACCTGAAGGATGCCGCCGGTCTGAACTGCGAAAAGCCCACCGTGCAGCCCCGCGCTACCGAGCATATCCCCCAGATTTTGGATATCGTCAAAGACCTGATCGACTCCGGCCACGCCTACGTTGCCAAAAACGGCGATGTGTACTTCCGGGTGAAGAGCGACCCCGGCTACGGCAAGCTGAGTCACCTGAATCTGGACGATCTGGAAAGCGGCAACCGCGAGCTGCGCAGCCGCATGGAGGACGACCTGAAGGAGGACCCCGCCGACTTTGCCGTCTGGAAGGCTGCAAAGCCCGGTGAGCCCGCATGGGAAAGCCCCTACGGCATGGGCCGCCCGGGCTGGCACATCGAGTGCAGCGCCATGAGCCGCACCCATCTGGGCAAGACCATCGACCTGCACTGCGGCGGTCAGGATCTGATCTTCCCCCACCACGAAAACGAAATTGCCCAGAGCGAGTGCGCCAACGGCTGTGAGTTTGCCCGCTACTGGATGCACAACGGTTTCATCAACGTGGACAACCAGAAAATGTCCAAGAGCCTGCACAACTTCTTTACCGTGCGGGATGTGGCAAACCTCTACGGCTACGAGCCCATCCGCTACTTCATGCTGACCGCCGGCTACCGGATGCCCCTGAACTACACTGTGGACCTCATCGAGAGCTGCAAGAACAGTCTGGAGCGCCTGTACACCTGCCGCGAGAATCTGGACTTTGCCCTGAGCAAGACTGACTTCGACACCGACGAGACCCTGAAGGAAAAGGCCGCCGAGGCACGCACCAAGTTCTGCACCGCCATGGACGACGACCTGAACACCCCGGATGCGCTGGCTGCCGTGTTCGATCTGGTCAAGGAGATCAACACCCTGTCTGCTGCTTCCAGCAAGGCTGCACTGGAGACTGCTGCCGCCGCCTTTGACGAGATCACCGGCGTGCTGGGTCTGCTGTACAACCGCAAGAAGGACGAGGTGCCCGCCGAGGTGACCGCGCTGGTAGAGAAGCGCGCTGCCGCCAAGAAGGCCAAGGACTGGGCCACTGCCGACGCCATCCGCGCACAGCTGACCGAACTGGGCTGGGCTGTCAAGGATACCGCACAGGGTCCCCAGCTGAGCAAGCTGTAA
- a CDS encoding iron-containing alcohol dehydrogenase: MARFTLPRDLYHGKGALEALKSFTGKKAMICVGGGSMKRFGFLDRAVEYLKEAGMEVELFEGIEPDPSVETVMRGAEAMLKFEPDWIIAMGGGSPIDAAKAMWIKYEYPEITFEEMCKVFGIPPLRRKAHFCAISSTSGTATEVTAFSIITDYQKGIKYPIADFEITPDVAIVDPDLAETMPKKLVAHTGMDAMTHAVEAYVSTAHCDYTDPLAIFAIRMIQGDLVDSYNGDMSKRDSMHNAQCLAGMAFSNALLGIVHSMAHKTGAAFADYGAHIIHGAANAMYLPKVIAFNAKDPEAKKRYGVIADEMKLGGANDDEKVKLLIEYLRGMNDALNIPHCIQHYGPDSYPTEQGFVPENVFLERLPEIAKNAIADACTGSNPRQPSQEEMEKLLKCCYYDTEVDF; this comes from the coding sequence ATGGCTCGTTTTACTCTGCCCCGTGATCTGTACCATGGCAAGGGCGCTCTGGAAGCGCTGAAGTCCTTCACTGGCAAAAAGGCAATGATCTGTGTCGGCGGCGGCTCCATGAAGCGCTTCGGCTTTTTGGACCGTGCCGTTGAGTACCTGAAGGAAGCCGGCATGGAAGTGGAGCTGTTCGAGGGCATCGAACCCGATCCTTCCGTGGAGACCGTCATGCGCGGCGCCGAGGCCATGCTGAAGTTTGAGCCCGACTGGATCATCGCCATGGGCGGCGGCTCTCCCATTGATGCTGCCAAGGCCATGTGGATCAAGTACGAGTACCCCGAGATCACCTTTGAGGAAATGTGCAAGGTGTTCGGCATCCCGCCGCTGCGCCGCAAGGCACACTTCTGCGCCATTTCCTCTACCTCCGGCACTGCTACCGAGGTGACCGCCTTCTCCATTATTACCGACTACCAGAAGGGCATCAAGTACCCCATCGCGGACTTCGAGATCACCCCGGACGTGGCCATCGTAGACCCCGATCTGGCTGAGACTATGCCCAAGAAGCTGGTTGCCCACACCGGTATGGACGCCATGACCCACGCTGTGGAGGCTTATGTTTCCACCGCACACTGCGACTACACCGATCCGCTGGCCATTTTTGCCATCCGTATGATCCAGGGTGATCTGGTGGACAGCTACAATGGCGATATGTCCAAGCGCGACTCCATGCACAACGCCCAGTGCCTTGCCGGTATGGCCTTCTCCAACGCTCTGCTGGGCATCGTGCACTCCATGGCACACAAGACCGGCGCTGCCTTTGCAGACTACGGCGCACACATCATCCACGGCGCGGCCAACGCCATGTACCTGCCCAAGGTCATCGCCTTCAACGCCAAGGACCCCGAGGCCAAGAAGCGCTACGGCGTCATCGCAGACGAGATGAAGCTGGGCGGCGCAAACGATGACGAGAAGGTCAAGCTGCTCATCGAGTACCTGCGCGGCATGAACGACGCGCTGAACATCCCCCACTGCATCCAGCACTACGGCCCGGACTCCTACCCCACTGAGCAGGGCTTTGTGCCGGAGAATGTGTTCCTGGAGCGTCTGCCCGAGATCGCCAAGAACGCCATCGCCGACGCCTGCACCGGCTCCAATCCCCGCCAGCCCAGTCAGGAGGAGATGGAGAAGCTGCTCAAGTGCTGCTACTACGACACCGAGGTGGATTTCTGA
- a CDS encoding leucine-rich repeat protein: protein MQKKRGRSMVEQANELILDLLPLSAQTGRLVRVYGTAPCVVLPGTLPAPAGGSFALTELGNYCFSEKPRSLPAADTLCRYAVSADGTVRLTRAFGQAVGQKPARRYDFDLDAPAADEEELHPVCGSFLEEVTLPDSVQVIGSCAFYNCRSLRLLTVGSSSLTVGSDVFLNCFALETLRVQAAPEQPTGLFALVNNITEAVQAQFWPADAPAPLAALWYPAYWEDIEETPAHILLHTFSGQGYHYRQCFLDNKFLPAEYDAIFPQGHDADDAAIMAMLCFARLRYPWQLTETAAGHYRAFLSANTDRVFARLLKAQDIDSIRALLALDVLDKAAFASAAALAAKAENAAAAALLADAEHKKYAPQPKKQRYDFDF from the coding sequence ATGCAGAAAAAACGAGGTCGCAGCATGGTGGAACAGGCAAACGAACTGATATTGGATCTCCTGCCCCTTTCGGCACAGACGGGACGGCTGGTGCGGGTGTACGGCACAGCGCCCTGCGTGGTGCTGCCGGGTACTCTGCCCGCCCCGGCGGGCGGCAGTTTTGCCCTGACCGAGCTGGGCAACTACTGTTTTTCGGAAAAGCCCCGCAGCCTGCCTGCGGCGGATACCCTCTGCCGCTACGCAGTAAGCGCAGACGGCACGGTGCGGCTGACCCGGGCGTTTGGGCAGGCGGTGGGGCAAAAGCCCGCCCGCCGGTACGATTTTGACCTTGACGCCCCGGCTGCGGACGAAGAGGAACTGCACCCGGTGTGCGGCAGCTTTTTAGAGGAAGTCACCCTGCCGGACAGTGTACAGGTCATTGGCAGCTGTGCCTTTTACAACTGCCGCAGCCTGCGTCTGCTCACCGTGGGCAGCAGCAGCCTGACCGTGGGCAGCGATGTGTTTTTGAACTGCTTTGCGCTGGAAACGCTGCGAGTGCAGGCCGCACCGGAGCAGCCCACCGGGCTGTTTGCACTGGTGAACAACATCACCGAGGCGGTGCAGGCACAGTTCTGGCCCGCCGATGCCCCCGCACCGCTGGCGGCGCTGTGGTACCCTGCCTACTGGGAGGACATCGAGGAGACTCCCGCCCACATCCTGCTGCACACCTTTTCTGGGCAGGGATACCATTACAGGCAGTGTTTTCTCGACAATAAATTCCTCCCCGCAGAATATGACGCTATCTTCCCGCAGGGGCACGATGCCGATGACGCCGCCATTATGGCCATGCTCTGCTTTGCTCGCCTGCGGTATCCGTGGCAGCTGACCGAAACTGCTGCCGGGCACTACCGGGCGTTTCTGTCAGCCAACACTGACCGGGTGTTCGCCCGCCTTTTAAAGGCGCAGGACATCGACAGCATCCGCGCCCTGCTGGCGCTGGATGTGCTGGACAAAGCCGCTTTTGCGTCCGCCGCTGCCCTTGCCGCCAAGGCAGAGAACGCCGCCGCTGCCGCCCTGCTGGCAGATGCGGAACACAAAAAATATGCTCCCCAGCCCAAAAAGCAGCGGTACGATTTTGATTTTTGA
- a CDS encoding AAA family ATPase, whose product MNIKRAKEEIEHTVKAYLAKDALGEYAIPAIRQRPILLMGPPGIGKTQVMEQVARECGVALVAYTITHHTRQSAVGLPFIRQRHYGDKDVSVTEYTMSEIIASIYAKMEATGLSEGILFIDEINCVSETLAPTMLQFLQCKTFGNQAVPAGWVIVAAGNPPEYNKSVRDFDIVTLDRVRRMDIEPDLPVWKDYARAAHIHSAILSYLELHPQNFYQINADVDGTQFVTARGWEDLSNLLDTYETLGLQADEELIREYIQHPKIAEDFSAYLDLYYKYRDDYGVEEILAGQTKPAVFARLLQAPFDERLSLVSLLLAGLDTRFAASLQADAVADACYAFLRETKKALATLPEDIPDGSAELFSQQIKDYETETQQKRDAGLLGKAELTNRLQVQAALHQWEGELRRANAAGTQEAFDLLRGQFRALADQRETTQKTAAAALEAAFDFMEQAFAESQEMVVFVTELTVNPASHQFLTENGCERYFKYNKDLLLDHRKAALQQELAAEQRRHGGV is encoded by the coding sequence ATGAATATCAAACGTGCTAAGGAAGAAATCGAACATACCGTAAAAGCCTACCTTGCCAAGGATGCGCTGGGCGAATACGCCATTCCCGCCATCCGGCAGCGTCCCATCCTGCTGATGGGGCCTCCGGGCATTGGCAAAACGCAGGTGATGGAGCAGGTGGCCCGGGAGTGCGGGGTGGCGCTGGTGGCCTACACCATCACCCACCACACCCGCCAGAGCGCCGTGGGTCTGCCCTTTATCCGACAGCGCCACTACGGCGATAAGGATGTGTCTGTCACCGAGTACACCATGAGCGAGATCATTGCCAGCATCTACGCCAAAATGGAGGCCACCGGCCTTTCCGAGGGTATTCTGTTCATCGACGAGATCAACTGCGTGTCCGAAACGCTGGCCCCTACCATGCTGCAATTTTTGCAGTGCAAGACCTTTGGCAATCAGGCCGTGCCTGCGGGCTGGGTCATCGTGGCGGCTGGCAACCCGCCGGAGTACAACAAATCCGTCCGGGATTTTGACATCGTGACCCTTGACCGTGTGCGCCGCATGGATATCGAGCCCGACCTGCCGGTGTGGAAGGACTACGCCCGCGCCGCGCACATCCACAGCGCCATCCTGAGCTATCTGGAGCTGCATCCCCAGAACTTTTACCAGATCAACGCAGACGTGGACGGCACCCAGTTCGTCACCGCCCGCGGCTGGGAGGATCTTTCCAACCTGCTGGACACCTACGAAACGCTGGGCTTGCAGGCAGACGAGGAGCTGATCCGGGAGTACATCCAGCACCCGAAGATCGCCGAGGACTTCTCGGCCTATCTGGACCTGTACTACAAATACCGGGACGACTACGGTGTGGAGGAAATTCTTGCCGGGCAGACAAAGCCCGCCGTGTTCGCCCGGCTGCTGCAAGCCCCCTTTGACGAGCGGCTCAGCCTTGTCAGCCTGCTGCTGGCGGGGCTGGACACCCGCTTTGCTGCCTCTCTGCAGGCGGATGCTGTGGCCGATGCCTGCTACGCCTTTTTGCGGGAGACCAAAAAGGCGCTGGCAACCCTGCCGGAGGATATCCCGGACGGCTCCGCGGAACTATTCAGCCAGCAGATCAAGGATTACGAAACTGAGACCCAGCAAAAGCGCGATGCCGGGCTGCTGGGCAAGGCAGAGCTGACCAACCGCCTGCAGGTGCAGGCCGCGCTGCACCAGTGGGAAGGGGAGCTGCGCCGCGCCAACGCCGCCGGTACGCAGGAGGCCTTCGACCTGCTGCGCGGTCAGTTCCGTGCGCTGGCAGACCAGCGCGAGACCACCCAAAAGACCGCCGCCGCTGCGCTGGAAGCTGCCTTCGACTTTATGGAGCAGGCCTTTGCGGAAAGTCAGGAGATGGTGGTGTTCGTCACCGAACTTACGGTGAACCCCGCCTCCCACCAGTTCCTCACCGAGAACGGCTGCGAGCGGTACTTCAAGTACAACAAGGATCTGCTGCTGGATCACCGCAAGGCTGCTTTGCAGCAGGAGCTTGCCGCCGAGCAGCGCCGCCACGGCGGGGTGTAA
- the pflA gene encoding pyruvate formate-lyase-activating protein, which translates to MASCKTLGYVHSLESFGSVDGPGVRFVVFLQGCALRCKYCHNPETWAEGGEEWTAEALFQRVYRYRNYWGKKGGITVSGGEPLRQMDFLTEFFTLARAKGVHTALDTAGQPFRPDDPAYLAAFDRLMANTSLVILDLKEIDPERHRQLTGKDNANILAMARHISDLGIPLWIRHVLVPGLTDDEEGLRKTADFIRSLKTVQRVEVLPYHTLGLFKWQKLGIPYPLPDAVPPTAEQVKRAEELLEVNRYPG; encoded by the coding sequence ATGGCGTCCTGTAAGACCCTTGGGTACGTCCACTCGCTGGAATCCTTCGGCTCGGTGGACGGGCCCGGCGTGCGCTTTGTGGTGTTTTTGCAGGGGTGTGCCCTGCGGTGCAAGTACTGCCACAACCCCGAAACATGGGCAGAGGGCGGCGAGGAGTGGACGGCGGAAGCGCTGTTCCAGCGGGTATACCGCTACCGCAACTACTGGGGCAAAAAGGGCGGCATCACGGTGAGCGGCGGTGAGCCGCTGCGGCAGATGGACTTTTTGACCGAGTTCTTCACGCTGGCGCGCGCCAAGGGCGTGCACACAGCGCTGGACACCGCCGGTCAGCCCTTCCGCCCGGACGACCCGGCGTATCTGGCGGCGTTCGACCGCCTGATGGCTAACACCAGTCTGGTGATCCTTGACCTCAAGGAGATCGACCCGGAGCGCCACCGGCAGCTCACCGGCAAAGACAACGCCAACATCCTTGCCATGGCGCGGCACATCTCCGACCTCGGCATCCCGCTGTGGATCCGGCACGTCCTTGTACCCGGGCTGACCGACGACGAGGAGGGGCTGCGCAAAACAGCAGACTTCATCCGCAGCCTGAAAACGGTGCAGCGGGTGGAGGTGCTGCCCTACCACACCTTGGGACTGTTCAAGTGGCAGAAGCTGGGCATTCCCTACCCCCTGCCGGACGCTGTACCGCCCACCGCAGAGCAGGTAAAGCGGGCAGAAGAACTGCTGGAAGTGAACCGGTATCCCGGGTAA
- a CDS encoding vWA domain-containing protein, with amino-acid sequence MPKEKFFDPRKPFQSQRPETHEEWQARMGGEVLAVVRSGLYLDFRFLDMALSALTPAPDERCRVLATDGQTLYYQPQRLLQLYQENPKYLNRLYLHTIFHCVFRHLWLKGRREPQLWSLACDIAVENVIDSLQRKSVMRPLTYVRQNAYRQITAEEKVVAAAPVYRWLTRQTPGVVRQLEREFVTDDHRLWPKDAPEQPQQMPTPLPQKTWQKIGERMQTELDLRDKEAGEGTDALKQQVKAANRSRRSYKDFLRRFCVLREEVKLDPDEFDLNFYTYGLSVYGNLPLIEPLESRESKKIEELALVIDTSYSTSGELVRAFLAETYTLLKGRENFFHRMNLHLIQADNAVRQDILIRNEDELIHAMNHFELRGGGGTDFRPAFEYVNQLCAEKKFSNLRGLLYFTDGMGTYPARRPGYDTAFLFLGERFDDANVPPWAMKVVLDEEEFTGAAARPASALADALAEEDDLYRELNNS; translated from the coding sequence TTGCCAAAGGAAAAATTTTTCGACCCCCGCAAGCCCTTCCAGTCCCAGCGGCCGGAGACCCACGAGGAGTGGCAGGCGCGCATGGGCGGCGAGGTGCTGGCGGTGGTGCGCAGCGGGCTGTATCTGGACTTCCGGTTTCTGGATATGGCACTCAGCGCCCTGACCCCCGCCCCGGACGAGCGCTGCCGGGTGCTGGCTACGGACGGTCAGACCCTGTATTACCAGCCGCAGCGCCTGCTGCAGCTCTATCAGGAAAACCCGAAATATCTCAACCGGCTGTATCTGCACACCATATTCCACTGCGTATTCCGGCATTTGTGGCTGAAAGGCCGCCGGGAGCCGCAGCTGTGGAGCCTTGCGTGCGATATCGCGGTGGAAAACGTCATTGACAGCTTACAGCGCAAAAGCGTGATGCGCCCGCTGACCTATGTGCGGCAGAACGCCTACCGGCAGATCACCGCCGAGGAAAAGGTGGTGGCAGCAGCCCCGGTGTACCGCTGGCTCACCCGGCAGACGCCCGGCGTAGTGCGGCAGCTGGAGCGGGAATTTGTCACCGATGACCACCGCCTGTGGCCGAAGGATGCCCCGGAGCAGCCCCAGCAGATGCCCACCCCTCTGCCGCAGAAAACGTGGCAGAAGATCGGGGAGCGGATGCAGACCGAACTGGACCTGCGGGACAAGGAGGCGGGCGAGGGCACCGATGCCTTGAAGCAGCAGGTGAAAGCCGCCAACCGCAGCCGCCGCAGCTACAAGGATTTTCTGCGCCGGTTCTGCGTCCTGCGCGAGGAGGTCAAGCTGGACCCGGACGAGTTTGACCTGAACTTTTATACCTACGGCCTTTCGGTGTACGGCAACCTGCCCCTCATCGAGCCGCTGGAAAGCCGGGAGAGCAAAAAAATCGAGGAACTGGCGCTGGTCATCGACACCAGCTACTCCACCTCCGGCGAACTGGTGCGCGCCTTTCTGGCCGAGACCTACACCCTGCTCAAAGGGCGGGAAAACTTTTTCCACCGCATGAACCTGCACCTGATTCAGGCCGACAACGCCGTGCGGCAGGATATCCTCATCCGCAACGAGGACGAGCTCATCCATGCCATGAACCACTTTGAGCTGCGGGGCGGTGGCGGAACGGACTTCCGTCCGGCCTTTGAATATGTAAACCAGCTTTGCGCCGAAAAGAAGTTTTCCAACCTGCGCGGCCTTTTGTACTTCACCGACGGCATGGGCACCTACCCGGCGCGGCGTCCCGGCTACGATACCGCCTTCCTGTTTTTGGGGGAGCGGTTCGACGATGCCAACGTGCCGCCGTGGGCGATGAAGGTGGTACTGGACGAAGAAGAATTTACCGGTGCGGCAGCCCGCCCCGCCAGCGCCCTTGCGGACGCTCTGGCCGAGGAGGATGACCTGTACCGCGAACTGAACAACTCCTGA
- a CDS encoding cysteine desulfurase family protein, which yields MENMEKVVYLDNAATTPCAPEALEMMVKALSGACGNPSSHYSVGYEAKEFVDTGRAQVAKAINASPAELFFTSCGSEADNWAVKGTAFTKARQNKKHLITSAFEHHAIMHSMAALERMGFEVTYIKPTAEGYIRPEDVEAAIRPDTALVSIMMANNEIGTIQPIKEIAEVAHKHGVWMHTDAVQAVGAIPVDVKELGVDMLSMSAHKFNGPKGMGALYCRKGVWPQNLIDGGSQEARHRAGTENVAGIAAMGKALEIATAHLDERMAHESELRDYVIDRILKNIPEARLNGGRSPRLPNNVNISFPGLEGETILLDLDMHGICASTGSACNSDSLDPSHVLLSIGVPEEIGHGSMRFTFGPQNTMEEAKYLCDVLEEVIPRRRAMSCMWLQGQNKARQFSLKGEQ from the coding sequence ATGGAAAACATGGAAAAAGTGGTTTATCTGGATAATGCTGCCACCACTCCCTGTGCTCCCGAGGCACTGGAAATGATGGTCAAAGCCCTGAGCGGTGCCTGCGGCAACCCCAGCAGCCATTACAGTGTGGGCTACGAGGCCAAGGAATTCGTGGACACCGGCCGTGCGCAGGTGGCAAAGGCCATCAATGCAAGTCCGGCTGAGCTCTTCTTTACCAGCTGCGGCTCCGAGGCCGACAACTGGGCCGTAAAGGGCACCGCCTTCACCAAGGCACGCCAGAACAAAAAGCACCTCATCACCAGCGCTTTTGAGCATCATGCCATCATGCACAGCATGGCTGCACTGGAGCGCATGGGCTTTGAAGTGACCTATATCAAGCCCACCGCCGAGGGCTACATCCGCCCCGAGGATGTGGAAGCTGCCATCCGTCCCGACACCGCGCTGGTCAGCATCATGATGGCCAACAACGAGATCGGCACCATCCAGCCCATCAAGGAGATTGCCGAGGTCGCTCACAAGCACGGTGTCTGGATGCACACCGACGCCGTGCAGGCTGTGGGTGCCATCCCCGTGGATGTGAAGGAGCTGGGCGTGGATATGCTGTCCATGAGCGCCCACAAGTTCAATGGCCCCAAGGGCATGGGTGCCCTGTACTGCCGTAAGGGCGTATGGCCCCAGAACTTGATCGATGGCGGCAGTCAGGAGGCCCGCCACCGTGCAGGCACCGAGAACGTGGCCGGCATTGCTGCCATGGGCAAGGCACTGGAGATCGCCACGGCGCATCTGGATGAGCGCATGGCCCACGAGAGCGAGCTGCGCGATTACGTCATCGACCGCATCCTCAAGAACATCCCGGAAGCCCGCCTGAACGGCGGCCGCAGTCCCCGTCTGCCCAACAATGTGAACATCAGCTTCCCGGGTCTGGAGGGCGAGACCATCCTGCTGGATCTGGATATGCACGGCATCTGCGCCTCCACCGGCTCTGCCTGCAACTCCGACAGTCTGGACCCCAGCCACGTCCTGCTGAGCATCGGCGTGCCTGAGGAGATCGGCCACGGTTCCATGCGGTTCACCTTTGGCCCGCAGAACACCATGGAAGAAGCAAAATATCTGTGTGACGTGCTGGAGGAGGTCATTCCCCGCCGCCGCGCTATGAGTTGTATGTGGCTGCAGGGTCAGAACAAGGCCCGCCAGTTCAGCCTGAAGGGAGAACAGTAA
- a CDS encoding rhodanese-like domain-containing protein — protein sequence MTEKITAADAIRLLDSGKAVAVDVREPDEYAVGHIPGAKLLPLGQVIDRAAEVLPDKNALWLVYCRTGRRSADAVQKLESLGYTNLRDLGGILSWPYEIEGDFEGHF from the coding sequence ATGACAGAAAAGATCACCGCCGCAGACGCCATTCGTCTGCTGGATTCCGGCAAGGCCGTAGCCGTGGATGTGCGCGAGCCGGACGAGTATGCCGTGGGGCATATCCCCGGGGCAAAGCTGCTGCCGCTGGGTCAGGTCATCGACCGTGCCGCCGAGGTGCTGCCGGACAAAAACGCCCTGTGGCTGGTGTACTGCCGCACCGGCCGCCGCAGCGCCGATGCCGTGCAGAAGCTGGAAAGCCTTGGCTACACCAACCTGCGGGACCTTGGCGGCATTTTAAGCTGGCCCTACGAGATCGAGGGCGATTTTGAGGGGCATTTTTAA